A single genomic interval of Arachis duranensis cultivar V14167 chromosome 7, aradu.V14167.gnm2.J7QH, whole genome shotgun sequence harbors:
- the LOC107457738 gene encoding uncharacterized protein LOC107457738 codes for MAKKVDKPIRDHIIGREEIRATLLQQLCETNRCRDILRMSPHAFVELCTKLRATGHVKDTIHVTVEEQVARFLYIIGHNVKTITISFFFNRSGETISHNFHAVLRAVISLEEEFLQQLFGTTIPSEILRSNRFYPYFKDCIGAIDGTHVRVKVPIADQPRFRRRKEWPTQNVLAACSFHMRFTYALAGWEGTASDSKVLKSALSRDDRLKIPRGKFYLGDAGFMLKHALITPYRGVRYHLKEFAGREPENAYELFNLRHSSLRNVIERSFGVLKKRFAIIAGGTEPYYDIEVMVDIVLACIILHNFLMGVDPDQHLISQVDRELQNNNPEATNEEREEVNEDYRRGAALRDNMAAQMWADYQIER; via the exons ATGGCTAAGAAAGTTGACAAACCCATAAGAGATCACATTATTGGGAGAGAAGAGATTCGAGCCACTTTGTTACAACAGTTGTGCGAAACTAATAGGTGCCGTGATATTTTACGAATGAGCCCACATGCCTTTGTAGAGTTATGTACAAAATTAAGGGCAACCGGTCATGTGAAAGATACTATACATGTCACAGTTGAGGAGCAAGTAGCTAGATTCTTATATATTATAGGTCATAATGTTAAAACTATAaccatttcattcttcttcaatcGGTCTGGAGAGACAATCAGTCATAATTTTCATGCTGTTCTAAGAGCTGTAATCTCACTTGAAGAAGAGTTTCTTCAGCAACTTTTCGGAACAACCATTCCCTCAGAGATTCTTCGAAGCAATAGATTTTATCCATATTTTAAG GACTGTATTGGAGCCATTGATGGAACACATGTTAGAGTCAAGGTTCCAATAGCTGATCAACCTAGATTTCGTAGAAGAAAAGAATGGCCAACTCAGAATGTACTTGCTGCGTGTAGCTTTCATATGAGATTCACATATGCTTTAGCAGGATGGGAAGGCACTGCATCTGACTCTAAAGTTCTTAAAAGTGCACTATCAAGGGATGATAGGCTCAAAATTCCAAGAG gcAAATTTTATCTTGGGGATGCTGGATTCATGCTTAAACATGCTCTAATAACTCCATATCGAGGCGTAAGATACCATTTAAAGGAGTTTGCTGGACGTGAAcctgaaaatgcatatgaattATTTAACCTTCGTCATTCATCGTTACGAAATGTGATCGAAAGATCCTttggagttttgaaaaaaagatttgcaaTTATAGCAGGTGGTACAGAACCTTATTATGACATAGAGGTTATGGTTGACATTGTCCTAGCATGCATTATACTCCACAACTTTTTAATGGGTGTAGATCCTGACCAACACTTAATTTCTCAAGTGGATCGAgaattacaaaataataatcCAGAAGCCactaatgaggaaagagaagaaGTAAATGAAGATTACAGGCGAGGTGCAGCGCTTAGGGATAACATGGCGGCTCAAATGTGGGCTGACTATCAAATTGAAAGATGA